One genomic segment of Scylla paramamosain isolate STU-SP2022 chromosome 9, ASM3559412v1, whole genome shotgun sequence includes these proteins:
- the LOC135103868 gene encoding phosphatidylserine synthase-like isoform X2: MLSRPAPRGEVNKQDGVAKEDVFLRLRRFRQIYLDQRTACGRHLPRVLLQVSHDHLADSDNFWLDLLRLHQDYRTVRSMFEWLFPELKNFTIDMDKGEWGEKCDDLSLSRLWESIDFFCFAHFAGWAMKTLLVRHYGILWTISVMWEITEIAFSHLLPNFIECWWDAIILDVLLCNGFGIWFGMQVCHLMEMRYYNWESIKDIQTTTGKLKRAVLQFTPESWTAMRWLDPACTYMRFLAVSQLVVFWQLSELNTFFLKHIFQMPPSHPLVFIRIFLLGAMSAPTIRQYYSYVTDPRCKRVGTQCWVYGLCMCIESLICIKFGADIFQHTQIRNIILWILVQAAMSVMCVYVCVTYHRWQRRRQIKKDDSVDDETEVEEKVNSYIQSLPRKTVTLSTPEDEDSDDEGEDAASKVPRRRKNHHHLRRGNRFQIR; this comes from the exons ATgctgtcccgccccgccccgcgtggtgaagtaaacaaacaagatgGCGTCGCGAAGGAGGACGTATTCCTCAGGCTCCGACGCTTCCGACAGATTTATCTCGATCAACGAACGGCCTGTGGACGACATCTCCCTCGAGTTCTTCTACAAGTCTCACACGATCACCTTGCTGATAGTGATAATTTCTGGCTTGATTTACTTCGCCTTCACCAG GATTACCGAACAGTCAGGAGCATGTTTGAATGGCTCTTCCCAGAGCTCAAGAATTTCACCATTGATATGGATAAG GGTGAGTGGGGTGAAAAATGTGATGACCTGAGCCTGTCGAGGCTGTGGGAAAGCATTGACTTCTTCTGCTTTGCTCACTTTGCCGGCTGGGCCATGAAGACCCTGTTGGTGCGTCACTATGGCATCCTGTGGACCATATCAGTCATGTGGGAGATAACTGAG ATTGCATTCTCCCACCTGCTGCCCAACTTCATTGAGTGTTGGTGGGACGCAATCATCCTGGATGTTCTGCTGTGTAATGGTTTTGGCATCTGGTTTGGTATGCAGGTCTGCCACCTGATGGAGATGAGATATTACAACTGGGAGAGTATCAA gGACATCCAGACCACAACAGGAAAGCTGAAGCGTGCCGTGCTCCAGTTTACTCCTGAGTCTTGGACAGCCATGCGCTGGCTTGACCCAGCATGCACCTATATGCGCTTCCTGGCTGTGTCACAGTTGGTGGTGTTTTGGCAGCTGTCTGAACTTAACACATTCTTCCTCAAACACATCTTTCAAATGCCACCCAGTCACCCCTTGGTGTTTATCAGGATCTTTCTTCTTGGTGCCATGTCTGCACCTACAATAAG GCAGTACTATAGCTATGTGACTGATCCACGCTGCAAACGAGTGGGTACACAGTGCTGGGTGTACGGACTCTGCATGTGTATTGAGTCACTCATTTGCATCAAGTTTGGAGCCGACATCTTTCAGCACACACAGATCCGTAACATCATCCTGTGGATCCTGGTGCAGGCTGCAATGtctgtaatgtgtgtgtatgtctgtgtgaccTACCACCGATGGCAGCGTCGCCGCCAGATTAAAAAA GATGACTCAGTGGATGATGAGACTGAGgtggaagaaaaagtaaactcGTATATCCAGTCATTACCGCGCAAAACAGTCACCCTTAGTACCCCTGAGGATGAAGACAGTGACGATGAAGGAGAGGATGCAGCCTCCAAGGTTCCTCGTCGTCGCAAGAACCATCACCATCTTCGACGTGGCAATAG GTTTCAGATAAGGTAG
- the LOC135103874 gene encoding LOW QUALITY PROTEIN: acetyl-coenzyme A transporter 1-like (The sequence of the model RefSeq protein was modified relative to this genomic sequence to represent the inferred CDS: deleted 4 bases in 3 codons) has product MPAARKRERDSEADHRPLLPDGGGDEMSGEGGGSGLAKDRSSILLLLLLYVLQGIPLGLAGSIPMILQNRHVTYKDQATFSLSFWPFSIKLLWAPLVDSVFLEGMGRRKSWLVPAQYLIGGFMLMLSSYIDVLLGEGESHTPNVGVITTVFFMLNFLAATQDIAVDGWALTMLSRENVGWASTCNSVGQTAGYSLGYVVFLALESEDFCVHYLGQSGSLVTLSGFLYFWGILFWITTTIVWVLKHEEPSSLMEKNEGLVGTYSVLGQILKKKTMWDLILVLLTCKIGFAASDALTGLKLIEIGVPKDRLALLSIPIIPVQILLPLYISRQTAGPRPLDPFILGYPLRLVFGLVFAGVVYVTPLFRLADGSFPFHYYGLIIAIYLIHQVFVNCMFVGVMAFFARISDSSVGGTYMTLLNTFTNLGGNWPSWVALRFVSELTWTSCLGASQADTVSSCASDREKQLCEEAGGSCATWMDGYYIETVVLVIVGFLWMRWGLPTIKRLQSLPVSDWAVSQRTD; this is encoded by the exons ATGCCGGCAGCACGCAAGAGGGAGCGGGACAGCGAGGCAGACCACAGGCCGCTGCTCCCTGACGGCGGCGGTGAcg aAATGAGTGGTGAGGGAGGCGGAAGTGGTCTGGCCAAGGACCGCAGCAGCAtcctgttattgctgctgttgtatgTGCTGCAGGGGATACCTCTGGGCCTGGCTGGCAGCATCCCCATGATCCTGCAGAACCGGCACGTCACCTACAAAGACCAG GCCACCTTCAGCCTGTCTTTCTGGCCGTTCAGCATCAAGCTGCTCTGGGCACCACTGGTTGACTCAGTCTTCCTGGAAGGGATGGGGCGCCGCAAGTCCTGGCTTGTACCTGCTCAGTACCTCATAG GTGGCTTTATGTTGATGCTGTCTTCATACATTGATGTTTTGTTAGGGGAAGGAGAGTCCCACACTCCCAATGTAGGAGTCATCACCACTGTATTCTTTATGCTCAACTTTTTGGCTGCCACACAAGACATTGCTGTTGATGGGTGGGCACTCACTATGCTCTCCAG AGAAAATGTTGGTTGGGCATCAACATGCAATTCTGTGGGCCAGACAGCAGGCTAC TCTTTGGGTTATGTGGTCTTCCTGGCTCTGGAGTCTGAGGACTTCTGTGTGCACTATCTTGGCCAGTCTGGTTCATTGGTCACTCTCTCAG GGTTTTTGTACTTTTGGGGCATTTTGTTCTggatcactactactattgtctgGGTCCTCAAACATGAGGAGCCTTCCTCTCTg ATGGAGAAGAATGAGGGTCTGGTGGGGACCTACAGTGTGCTAGGCCAAATCCTGAAGAAGAAAACCATGTGGGACCTTATTCTGGTGCTCCTCACTTGTAAG ATTGGCTTTGCTGCATCTGACGCCTTGACAGGTCTCAAACTGATAGAGATCGGAGTGCCGAAGGACCGTCTGGCTCTGCTCTCCATTCCTATCATACCCGTGCAGATCCTCCTGCCTCTCTACATCTCCCGACAA ACAGCAGGCCCGCGTCCCCTTGACCCCTTCATACTGGGATATCCTCTCAG ACTGGTGTTTGGTCTTGTGTTTGCTGGTGTTGTGTATGTGACACCTCTCTTCAGGTTGGCAGATGGATCATTCCCATTCCATTACTATGGACTCATAATTGCAATCTACCTTATACACCAG GTATTTGTCAACTGCATGTTTGTGGGAGTGATGGCATTTTTTGCCAGGATCAGCGACAGTAGTGTGGGCGGCACTTACATGACCCTGCTTAATACCTTTACCAACCTTGGGGGCAACTGGCCGTCCTGGGTGGCC CTGCGTTTTGTGTCAGAACTCACCTGGACCAGCTGCCTTGGGGCTTCACAAGCTGATACTGTGTCTTCCTGTGCATCTGATCGTGAAAAGCAG CTCTGTGAGGAAGCTGGTGGGAGCTGTGCtacatggatggatggatattatATAGAGACTGTGGTTTTGGTAATAGTAGGATTCTTGTGGATGCGTTGGGGCTTACCAACCATTAAAAGACTCCAAAGTCTCCCTGTCTCAGATTGGGCAGTTTCTCAGCGCACAGACTGA
- the LOC135103868 gene encoding phosphatidylserine synthase-like isoform X1, giving the protein MASRRRTYSSGSDASDRFISINERPVDDISLEFFYKSHTITLLIVIISGLIYFAFTRDENESIQSNIQAGLVAMVFFFLIISIMAFPNGPFTRPHPAVWRIVFGLSILYMLLLLFIIFQDYRTVRSMFEWLFPELKNFTIDMDKGEWGEKCDDLSLSRLWESIDFFCFAHFAGWAMKTLLVRHYGILWTISVMWEITEIAFSHLLPNFIECWWDAIILDVLLCNGFGIWFGMQVCHLMEMRYYNWESIKDIQTTTGKLKRAVLQFTPESWTAMRWLDPACTYMRFLAVSQLVVFWQLSELNTFFLKHIFQMPPSHPLVFIRIFLLGAMSAPTIRQYYSYVTDPRCKRVGTQCWVYGLCMCIESLICIKFGADIFQHTQIRNIILWILVQAAMSVMCVYVCVTYHRWQRRRQIKKDDSVDDETEVEEKVNSYIQSLPRKTVTLSTPEDEDSDDEGEDAASKVPRRRKNHHHLRRGNRFQIR; this is encoded by the exons atgGCGTCGCGAAGGAGGACGTATTCCTCAGGCTCCGACGCTTCCGACAGATTTATCTCGATCAACGAACGGCCTGTGGACGACATCTCCCTCGAGTTCTTCTACAAGTCTCACACGATCACCTTGCTGATAGTGATAATTTCTGGCTTGATTTACTTCGCCTTCACCAG GGATGAAAATGAGAGTATTCAGTCCAACATCCAAGCGGGTTTGGTCGCCAtggtgtttttcttccttatcatcagtATTATGGCCTTTCCCAATGGTCCCTTCACCCGGCCTCACCCAGCTGTCTGGCGCATTGTGTTTGGCCTCTCCATCCTCtacatgctgctgctgctcttcatCATATTCCAG GATTACCGAACAGTCAGGAGCATGTTTGAATGGCTCTTCCCAGAGCTCAAGAATTTCACCATTGATATGGATAAG GGTGAGTGGGGTGAAAAATGTGATGACCTGAGCCTGTCGAGGCTGTGGGAAAGCATTGACTTCTTCTGCTTTGCTCACTTTGCCGGCTGGGCCATGAAGACCCTGTTGGTGCGTCACTATGGCATCCTGTGGACCATATCAGTCATGTGGGAGATAACTGAG ATTGCATTCTCCCACCTGCTGCCCAACTTCATTGAGTGTTGGTGGGACGCAATCATCCTGGATGTTCTGCTGTGTAATGGTTTTGGCATCTGGTTTGGTATGCAGGTCTGCCACCTGATGGAGATGAGATATTACAACTGGGAGAGTATCAA gGACATCCAGACCACAACAGGAAAGCTGAAGCGTGCCGTGCTCCAGTTTACTCCTGAGTCTTGGACAGCCATGCGCTGGCTTGACCCAGCATGCACCTATATGCGCTTCCTGGCTGTGTCACAGTTGGTGGTGTTTTGGCAGCTGTCTGAACTTAACACATTCTTCCTCAAACACATCTTTCAAATGCCACCCAGTCACCCCTTGGTGTTTATCAGGATCTTTCTTCTTGGTGCCATGTCTGCACCTACAATAAG GCAGTACTATAGCTATGTGACTGATCCACGCTGCAAACGAGTGGGTACACAGTGCTGGGTGTACGGACTCTGCATGTGTATTGAGTCACTCATTTGCATCAAGTTTGGAGCCGACATCTTTCAGCACACACAGATCCGTAACATCATCCTGTGGATCCTGGTGCAGGCTGCAATGtctgtaatgtgtgtgtatgtctgtgtgaccTACCACCGATGGCAGCGTCGCCGCCAGATTAAAAAA GATGACTCAGTGGATGATGAGACTGAGgtggaagaaaaagtaaactcGTATATCCAGTCATTACCGCGCAAAACAGTCACCCTTAGTACCCCTGAGGATGAAGACAGTGACGATGAAGGAGAGGATGCAGCCTCCAAGGTTCCTCGTCGTCGCAAGAACCATCACCATCTTCGACGTGGCAATAG GTTTCAGATAAGGTAG